From the Trueperaceae bacterium genome, the window CCGTACAACGGCAAGAAGGTCTACGTCGGGATCCGGCCCGAGGCCATCGACCTCAAGGGCTTCACGGACATCCCCGAGGGCGACAACATCATCCGCGCCACCGTCGACGTGGTCGAGCCCCTTGGCGCCGAGACCCACATCATCGCTTCAGTGGGCGGCGACCAGAGCGTCGTCGCACGCGTCGACGCCCACGCCAACGTCAAGCCCGGCGACTCGGTCGAGCTGCTCGCGCGCCTCGACTCGCTGCACGCCTTCGACATGGAGAACGAGAAGAACATCCGGTTCTCGTGAGCGCCGCGGCGGCGCGCTAGCGGGACCGACGGGTCGGCGCCTCCACGGGCCGGCCCGTCGCCGTGCGGCGGACCCACCGCGGCGCTTGGGCGAGGGCCCGGACCGGCCGTGTTCCGCCATCGGGGCGCGTCAGAGACTTAGCGGCCAGGAGCGGCAACGGTAGACTACCGTGATGCTCTTGGCCGCCCTTCATTCAGTCGACAAGGCGTACGGCGAGCAGGTCGTGCTCGATGCCGCCACGCTGGAGCTGAGGGACGGCGACCGCACGGCGCTCATCGGCCGCAACGGGGCCGGCAAGAGTACGCTGCTGCGCCTGCTCATGGCCGCCGAGGCGCCAGACGCCGGCGGCGTCTACCGGGCCGAGGGCACGGTCATCGCCATGTTGGAGCAGGACCCGCGCTTCGAGCCCGGAGAGACCGTCGTCGGCATCAGCGAGCGCGCGTTCGCGGAGCTGGACGAGCTGGAGAGGCGGCTCGAGGCCCTCGAGACCGCCGGCCTCGACGATCCCGAGCGCTACCACCGGTGGGAGGTCGTCCACGCGACCTTCGAGCGGCGGGGCGGCTACGCGCGCCGGGCGCGACGCGACGCCGTGCTCAGCGCACTAGGGTTCAAGGAGCGCCACCACGAGCTCGTCGCCAGCCTCTCCGGCGGCGAACGCACGCGGCTGGGCCTCGCGCGGCTGCTCATGGCCCAGCCCGACGTGCTGCTCCTCGACGAGCCGACCAACCACCTCGACATCGAGATGCGCGCCTGGCTCGAAGGCCACCTGGCGCGTTACCCGGGCGCGGCGCTCATCGTCTCGCACGACCGGGCGTTCCTCGACGGCGCCTGCGACCGCACGGCGGAGGTGAGCCGGGGCGAGCTCCGCGTCGGCGCCGGCAACCCGACCGCGTTCCGCGCGGCCAGGGCCGAGGCCGAGCGCATCCAGGCCCAGACGCGCGCCAACCAGGAGCGCGAGCTGGCGCGCCTCGACGCGGCCGCCGAGCAGATGAAGCGTTGGGCCGGCCAGAGCGAGAAGCTCCACCGGCGCGCCAAGGCCATGGAGCGCAGGGCCGACCGGTACGAGGTCGGGATGATCGACGAGGTGAGGGGCAAGGAGCGCACGACGCGCTTCACGTTCGACTGCGAGGCGAGCGCCTCGATCGTCATGACCGCAGAGCACCTGAGCAAGAGCTTCGGCGGGCGCAAGCTCCTGGACGACCTGACCCTCGAGGTGCGGCAGGGCGAGCGCATCGCGCTCGTCGGGCCCAACGGGGCGGGGAAGACCACCCTCCTGCGGCTGCTGCTCGGCGAGCACGCGTCCGACCACCCCCTCGGGGTCGTCCGCACGGGCGTGCGGGTGAGGGTGGGGTACTACGACCAGGGCCTGAAGGGGGTCGACGGCGACGCCACCCTCTTCGAGGAGCTCCTCAAGCGCATGGGCGACGCCGACGCCCACAACGCACTCGGGCGCTTCCTGTTCCCGTACGAGGCGCAGTTCAAGCGCGTCAACGACCTCTCGGGCGGCGAGCGGGCGCGCCTCGCGCTCCTCGACCTGACCCTGGCGCGCCGCAACCTGCTCGTCCTCGACGAGCCGACCAACCACCTGGACGTCGAGATGATAGAAGCGCTCGAGGCCGCGCTCGACGCGTACGAGGGCACGCTCATCCTCGTGTCGCACGACAGGCGCTTCCTCTCCAAGCTAGCCACACGCGTCTGGGAGGTAAGGGACGGGCGTTTCACCGACTACGCCGGCGACTGGCACTACTACGTGCGCAAGCGCGGGGAGGCGCACCCGGGCGCGATCGTCGCGTCCAGCGAGGGCGCGCGGGGCGGCACGCGCGGGGCAGGCTCGGGAGCCGTAGCCGACGACCGTGGGGAGGACGGCGCCGCCGCCGGCTACCGCCGCGGAGCCGGCGGCTGGCAGGCGCGCTCGCCGACCCCTTCCCGGTGGCAGTTGGAGAGGCGGCTGGCGGCGCTGGAGGGCGAGATCGCCGAGGTGGAGGAGCTGCTCGCGGACGTGACGCGCCTGCTCGGCTCGCCGATGACCCTCACGGCCTCCGACCTGGCGGCGCTCGGCGTCGGCGACTGGCGTACGGCCGGGCCTCCGCCGTCCACCGCGGAGCTCCTCGCCGCTCTGGGTGCCGAGCATGCCATCCTGGAAGCGCGGCTCCTCCAGCACATGGCGGAGTGGGAAGACACGACGGACATGCTGAGCGCCGCCGCCGCGACCGGCGGCAAGAGCGGCTAGCGAGAGCAGTCAGGTCTAGGAGGCGAGGACAAAGATGCAACGCGTTCGTTACCGGAGCTTCGACGGGGTCCATTGGGGCGAGCTCGAAGGCGGGATGATCCACCAGTTGACGCACATGCTCGGCTCGCCGAGCGGGCACCGCGTGCCGCTGAGCGACGTGTCGTTGCTGCCCCCGTGCGAGCCGAACGTCATCGTGTGCGTGGGCAGGAACTACGCCGATCACATCCGCGAGCTCGGCAACGACAAGGCCGGGCTGCCGACCGAGCCGGGGCTGTTCCTCAAGGGCCTGAACACCCTGAGCGGCGCTGGCGACGACGTGCCTTACCCGGCCTGGACCGACGACCTGCAGTACGAGGGCGAACTGGCCGTCGTCATCGCCAGGGAACTGCGCAACGTCGTGGTCGAGGAGGCGCTCGACCACGTCCTCGGCTACACGTGCGCCCTCGACGTGACGGCGCGCGACAAGCAACGCGCCGACCTCCAGTGGGTGAGGGCCAAGTCGGCCGACGGCTTCTGCCCGGTGGGGCCGTGGCTCGAGACGGACCTTGACCCCGCCGACCTGCGGATCACCACGCGCGTCAACGGCGAGGTCCGGCAGGACGGCAGGACGTCGGACATGATCTTCCCGGTCGCTCAGGTGCTGGCCTACATCAGTCGGTTCATGACGCTGCGCCCCGGTGACGTCGTGCTCACGGGCACGCCCGAGGGCGTCGGCAAGCTCAAGGTAGGGGACTCGGTCGAGGTGAGCGTGGAAGGCGTCGGCACGTTGACCAACCAGGTCGCGGCCGAGGTGCTCCCACCGCCGAGCGCATGACCCTGCCGCAGGGGCTGGACGCCGCGACCGGCAGGAAGGCCGTCGACAACGTGCCCGATGACGCGGTGCCACCCGACTACCCGCGGGTGCGCGACTTGGGCGGCGGCGTGCTGCAGATCGACACGGGCCACCTGGGCAACCCGGGCACCATCGCCGTGTTCGCCCTCCCACTCCCGAGCGGCGGCTTCGCGCTCGTCGAGAGCGGGCCGGGCAGCACCCGCGCCGCCGTCAGCGCCGGCCTGCACGAGGCGGGCTTGGGGCCTAGCGACCTACGCTACGTCCTGCTCACCCACATCCACCTCGACCACGCGGCGGCCGCCGGCGCCCTCCTCGAGGGCGCGGACGCGAAGCTCGTGGTGCACGAGGCCGGGGCGCCGCACATGATCGACCCGAGCCGCCTCATGGCGAGCGCTCTGCGCGTGTACGGCGACGCCCTCACCAAGCTCTGGGGCGTCATGCTCCCGGTGCCTTCGGAGCGCGTGCTGGCCGTCGCCGGGGGCGAGCGGCTCGACATCGGCGGCCTGAGCGTGCGCGTCATCGCGACGCCGGGCCACGCCTCCCACCACGTCAGCTACCTCCTGGACGACGGCACGCTCTTCACCGGCGACAGCGCCGGCGTGCGCCTCGGCGGGACCGACCTGCTGCGTCCGGCCCTGCCGCCGCCCGACCTCGACCTCGAGGCGTGGCGAGGCAGCGTCGAGCGCATGGTGGCGGCCGCGCCCGAGCGGCTCGTGCTCACCCACTTCGGGCAGGTGGACGGACGCCATGCGGCCGCGGCCCACCTACGGTCGGTCGTCGAGCGCAACCGGGAGTGGAGCGAGGCCGTCCTGACGGGCATGAACGCCGGCGAAGACGACGCCGCGCTCGTTGCCCGCGTGCAACGCCTCGAGGACGCGGAGCTGGCCGCGGCCGGCGTCCTGCCCGGCATCCGGCTCCGCTACAAGATCACGTCGGACGCCGCCATGACCGTGTCCGGCCTCAAGCGCTACTTCACCAAGCTGCACCCTGAGCGGCTGACGCTCGCATGAGCGCGGTCATGGAGGCGTCGTCGAACGATCCGGGGGCCGCGTCCCCGGGCCCCCTGCCTCGGTCGCTAGCCGTCCCCGAGCGGGCAGCCGCCGCGTCCGGCGCGCCCACTCGTTTCCCGCTCGGGCGCCCCGCACGCCTGGCCGTGTTCGCCTCGGGGCGCGGGACCAACCTCCAGTCGCTCCTGCACGCGTTCCCGGCCGGCCACGAGCTCGCCTCCGTCGTGCTGGTCGTCAGCAACCGGCCCGACGCCTTGGCGCTGGAACGCGCGCGCGCCGCGGGGGTGGAAGCCGTACACGCGCCCTGGCCGAACCGCGCCGCCTTCGAGGCAGCGGCGAACGGCCTGCTCGCCGACCGTGGGGTTGACCTCGTCTGCCTCGCGGGCTTCATGCGGCTGCTGTCGGCCGGCTTCACGGAGCGCTGGGCGGGACGGCTCGTGAACGTCCACCCGAGCCTGCTCCCCGCCTTCCCGGGGCTAGACGCCCACGGGCAGGCCATAGCGGCCGGCGTGAAGGAGTCCGGCTGCACCGTGCACCTTGTAGACGCTGGGGTGGACTCCGGTCCGGTGATACTGCAACGCAAGGTGCCCGTGTTGCCCGGCGACGATGCCGACACCCTGGCCGAGCGCGTCCTCGCCGCGGAGCACGAGGCGTACCCGGCGGCCCTCCGCCTGCTGCTCACTGGCGCCTGGCGTCATGACGATCGTGGAGAGAACGGATGAGGGTCGTAGTCGTAGGTAGCGGCGGCCGGGAGCACGCCTTGGATTGGGTGCTTCGCGCGGGCGGGGCAGACGTGGCGCTGGTGGGCGCAGACCCCGACGTGGAGGCCCTGGCCGAGCGCATCGCTGCGCGCGAGCCCAACCTGGTCGTCATCGGGCCGGAGGCTCCGCTCGTCGCCGGGCTCGCCGACGTGTTGCGCAGCAGGGGTCTCGACGTCTTCGGGCCGTCGCGCGAGGCGGCTGCGCTCGAGGGTTCCAAGGTGGTGGCCAAGGCGTTTATGTCGCGGTGGGGAGTGCCGACCGCATGGTACTCTACATTTGATAATGCTAACGACGCCCTTGCCTATCTCAGGACCGCTACCGCCCCCATCGTCGTGAAGGACTCGGGGTTGGCTGCCGGCAAGGGTGTCACCGTCGCCGGCACGCTGGAGGAGGCCGAGGCGGCCGTGCGCGCCGTGTTCTCGGGCGGTGCCGGCGCGGCCGACACGCGAAGCGGCGCGCGCCGCGAGGTCGTCGTCGAGGAGTGCCTGAGCGGTCGCGAGCTGACCCTCATGCTCCTCACGGACGGCGCCACGTACCGCCTGCTGCCCACCGCGCGCGACCACAAGCGCCTGCGCGACGGCGAGGCGGGCGAGATGACCGGCGGCATGGGCGTGGTGGCCCCCGTCGCGCTGGCCGACCCCGCGCTGCTCGCCACGATCGAGGAGACCGTCGTCAAGCCGGTCGTCGCGGGCCTCGCCGCCGAGGGGCTCTTCTACCGCGGCGTCCTGTACATCGGCCTGATGCTCACCCCGGACGGCCCGAAGGTCCTGGAGTTCAACGTCCGCTTCGGCGACCCGGAGGCGCAGGCCGTGCTCCCGCTGCTCGCCTCGAACGCGCCGGAGCTGTTCCGGGCGGTGGCCAGGGGAGAGCTGGCGACCATGAGCATCGCGTGGCGAGCCGCCCACGCCGCCTGCGTGGTCATGGCGGCGCCCGGCTACCCGGCCGCGCCCGTGGCGGGCGTGCCGGTGAGCGTGCCGCAAGACCTCGGGGAGGGCGTCATGGTGTTCGCCGGCGGCCTCGCGCCCGCTGGTGGGCCGGGCGAGTACGTCACGTCGGGCGGGCGGGCGCTGAACGTGGTCGGCCTCGGCGCCACCGCCGCCGAGGCGCGAGCGTCCGCCTACGCCGCCGTCGAGCGGATCTCCTTCCCGGGGGCGCAGTACCGCACGGACATCGGCGCGTGACTCCCATACGGCCGCCCCGCGCGCCGGGCGGTAGCTCGTCGCGTCCGCGCCTGCTTGTGACGCAACGCACTACCGATCCGCTTGTGCTAATGCGCACGAGCGCTCCGGCGGACCGACGGCACGGTAGACTCGCGTTATGCATAGCGCCCCCCGGCTCACGGCCAGCCCTGACGCGCCCAGGCCCGGTCGTCAACCCGTTCAGGTCGCCCGCGCCGCCACCCTCCTAGGGCTCGTGGCGCTCCTCCTCGCCGCCTGCGCGCCGAGCGGGGACGCCCCGCGCGTAGGCGTGGAGCAGCTCACGGAGCCCATCTCCTTCTACCCGAACCAGACGGGCGCGACTTGGGAGTACCTGCCCAACGGCGCCCGCCTCACGGACCCCCGCACCTCGGTGCAGATCGTCGGTCCGACGGTCGTCGACGGCGAGGTCTGGGTGGCCTGGCACGCGCGGGGCCGCGGCCTCGACGAGACGAGCTACCGCCAGGTCCGGGCGGACGGCGTGTGGCTCAAGCGCCAGGAACGCCTGGGCACGACCTACACGTTCGACCCACCGCTGAGGGAGTACCCCTCGCAGGCCGAGCTCCGCGTCGGCGGTCTCTGGACGGGCAAGACGACCGTCCACATCAGCGCAGACGCCGGCAAGCAGGACCTCACCCTAGCCGTCGACTACACCTACATGGTCGTCGACAAGCGCAAGGTGACGGTGCCGGCCGGCGAGCTGGAGGTGTACGTCATCGACTTCATCAGCCGCACCATCGACGAGAACGGCGCCGTCACCGAAGAGCTGACGCAACAGTCGTGGTTCTCGCCGTACCTCGGCGACGTGCGCCTACGGTCCAACCAAGTGCTGGTCGGCACGAACGTGTCCGCCCTGGCCCCTCAGGAGCCGTGAGCCGGAAGGCGCCATGAGTTCCGACCCCGCCAACACCCCCCCGGCCAAGCCTCCGCCCACCGGGCTCCTGGAGCGCGTCGACCAGCCGGAAGACCTGAAGCGACTCGAGCCCACCCAGTTGCCGGAGTTGGCCGAAGAGCTCCGCTCCGAGGTCATCCGCGTCTGCTCCGTCGCCGGGGGTCACCTGGCCTCGAGCCTCGGCGCCGTCGAGCTGACCGTCGCGCTGCACTACCTGTTCGACACGCGCCGCGACCGCGTCGTGTGGGACGTCGGCCATCAGACCTACGGCCACAAGATCCTGACGGGCAGGAAGGACCGGATCGAGACGATCCGCACGGGCGGCGGCCTCGCCGGCTTCACATCCATCGGCGAGTCCGAGCACGACGCCCTCACCGTCGGGCACGCCTCGACGAGCCTCGCGGCGGCGCTCGGCATGGCGCTCGCCCGCGACGCCCGCGGCGACGACTACGAGGTCGCCGCCGTCATCGGCGACGGCGCCCTGACGGGCGGCATGGCCCTCGCCGCGCTCAACCAGATCGGCCACCTCAAGCCGCGCATGCTCATCGTGCTCAACGACAACGAGATGTCGATCAGCGAGAACGTGGGCGCCATCAACCACTACATGCGCACGTTGCAGGTGCAGCCGTGGTTCCAGCGGGCGGAGGACCGCGCCAAGGCGGGCCTCACGCGCGTCTGGGAGCCGCTCGGCGACCTGAGCAGCCGCGCCAAGAAGGCCGCGCGCCGCTTCTTCGACCCCGCCAGCAACAACCCGTTCCACGCCATGGGCCTGCGCTACGTCGGGCCGATCGACGGGCACGACATCCCGCAGCTGCTCTACTACCTCGCCAAGATCCGCGAGCTGGACGGCCCGACGATGCTCCACATCGTCACCCGCAAGGGCAAGGGCTACGAGGTGGCCGAGTCCGACCCGATCACGTGGCACGGCGCCTCCACCTTCGACCCCAAGCACCCCGTCGCTAAGGGCAAGAGCCACACGTGGTCGAGCGCGTTCGGCGACGCGGCCGCCGCCATGGCGCAAGCCGACGACCGCGTGTGGGTCATCACCCCGGCCATGCGCGAGGGCAGCGGGCTCGTCGAGTACAGCAAGACGCACGCCGACCGCTACCTCGACGTCGGGATAGCCGAGGACGTCGCCGTCACCGTGGGCGCCGGGCTCGCGCTGCGCGGTGAGAAGCCGATCGTCGCCATCTACTCCACGTTCCTGCAACGGGCCTTCGACCAGGTCGTGCACGACGTGGCCCTCGACGAGCTGGACGTCATCTTCGCCATCGACCGTGCCGGCCTCGTCGGCGGCGACGGCGCCACGCACCAGGGCATCTACGACCTCGCCTACTTACGCACGGTGCCTCACGTCGGCATCGGCATGCCGCGCGATGCCACCGAGCTGCGTGGGATGCTGAAGGCCGCGCACCGCCTCGGCGGCCCCAAGGCCATCCGGTGGCCGAGGGGGAGCGTGGCGCCGGCTGCGGACACGCCCTTCGCTGAGTGGCCGGAGGTCCGGTGGGGGAGCTGGGAGGTCGTCAAGGACGGCACAGACGTGGTCGTGCTCGGCATCGGCCCCACCGTCGACTACGCCCTCGCGGCCGCGGCCGACGACCCCCGCGTTGCGGTCGTGAACGCCCGCTTCGTCAAGCCGCTCGACACGGAGCTCCTGCTGCGGCTGGTGCGCCCCGCGAAAGCCATCGTGACCGTCGAGGACCACACGGTGGTCGGCGGCCTGGGCAGCGCCGTCCTGGAGGCCCTCGCCGACGCCGGCGTGGCGACGCGGCTCGTGCGCCTCGGCGTCCAGGACACGACCGTGCCGCACGGCGATCCGGTGGCGCAGCACGAGGAGCTCGGGTACGGGCCGAAGGCGATCGGTCGGGCGCTGGCGAGGCTCGGCGTCGGTCCAGGCGCGAGGGATGGACGCGCCGCGGCCATATGACCGTCTAGACACGCGGCCTAGTACGAGGCGAAGTGGCGACCCCGGCAGCTCAGAGCCCACTAACGGTGGCGGGTGGCCTGGCAGAGCCCGTGCCGCTGAAGACACACCCGAACCGGAGCCGGGGGAGCAGGATGCGCCGGAAACGCGAGCGCGCGATTGACACGCCGCGAGCCCGCCAGGTATCCTTGCTTTCGCCTTGGTGGCCGGTAATACCGACGGGAACGGCAACCAGGCGCAGCGCGGAGCCGTAGTGTAGCGGTTAGCATATCTGCCTGTCACGCAGAAGGTCGCGGGTTCAAATCCCGTCGGCTCCGCCACCGACCGAAGGCCAGCCGGGCGAGCGCGTACTCGAATCTTGGGGCGCGCTCCCCGCTGCCGGAGGGGCAAGGCCAGGTAGCTCAGTCGGTAGAGCATGCGACTGAAAATCGCAGTGTCGGCAGTTCGATTCTGCCCCTGGCCACCACGGACCGCGGGCGCCGTCAACCCACTCACAGGCGAGCGGCGCTCCGCGCTTGAAGCGGCTGTGGTAGGGCCCCAGGCGCGCCAATGTAGCTCAGCGGTAGAGCAGCCGATTCGTAATCGGCAGGTCGTCGGTTCAAATCCGACCATTGGCTCCACGAGAAAGCCCGTTCAGGACGATGGTTCTGAACGGGCTTCTTCTTACCATGATCACTTCGGCGGCTCTGTACCCCCAGTTGTACCCACAAGTTCGTCGGAAGCTTGGAGCGAACCCGCTTCCCTCGTCAGTCCTGCTGCGTCTCGCGTGGGAACCGACGACTGGTGGTTCTATCTTCTGATCCCTCGGTACTCGGCCCCGGCGTGACCGCGGTCCGGTCGCTTATAGGCCATCCTTCCCGTGAAGTCCGCCTCCACTAACGGTTGGGATTTGCGTCGACCGGTTACGTCCTTTCGCCACACCATGCGCACATGGATCTCGGGCGGTCACTCACTCCGGCTCCCAGTCGCCCACGGGCCTGGTCAACGCCCTGGCCGTGAGCCACTCGTCCGGGCACGGCCGCAACAGGTCCTGGACGGCGGCGGGGTCGGTCAACTCGGGGTCGAGCCACCTGTCGACGTCCGCCGGGTCGAGGATGACCGGCATGCGGTCGTGGATCGGCGCCATCAGGGCGTTGGGGCTGGTCGTCAGGAGGGTGAACGAAGCTCCCCATTCGTGCAGGGCGTACAAGCCCGCGATGATGAGGGGTCGGCCGTCTTGCCGCGCGATCCAGTAAGGCTGCTTGCGCTTGGCGCCTTCGATCGGCTGCCATTCGTAGAAGCCGCTGACCGGGACGACGCACCTGGAACGCCGCAGCGCGTCGCGGAAGGACGGCTTCTCAGCCGCGGATTCCGCTCTGGCGTTGAAAAGGGTGCTCTTGACTTGCGCGGGGTCGCGCACCCAACCGGGCTCCAAGCCCCAGCGGCCGACGAGCGTCGTCTCCACGCCGTGCGGTTGCGCTACGAATGCGATCTGCTCGGTAGGCGCGAGGTTGAAGCCGAGCCCGCCCTGCTGCATGGCGGTCAGTATGCGGCGGTAGTAGCCGTCCGGGCCAAGCTCGTCTATCAGCGCCTGTACGTCCTTGTCGATCTTTCCCATGCGCCCGCACATGTCATCGAGGATGGTAGCGCGAGCCGGGCCTAGCGTGGGGAGGCTGCGGCACGAGCGGCGGTCGCGTTCCGGCTCGCCGAGCCGCTCCCGCCGCGCTCCCACCCCTTTGGGTGTAAGGTTTCGCGTGATGTCTCTCTCATGGCACGCTCTCATCATCGGTCTGGCAGGCGGGTTCTTCGGGAGCATGGTCGGCCTCGGGGGAGCCGTCGTCATGATCCCGCTCATGACCGGCTGGGCGAAGATAAGCCAGCACAAGGCGCACGCCACGAGCCTAATAGCGGTCGTGTTCACCGGGCTCGTCGGGGCTTGGGCCTACGCGGGCGATGGCAAGCTGGACTGGGGCATCGCCGTCACCGTCGGCGTGGCGGCCGTGGTCACCTCGATCATCGCCGCGGCCTACTCGGCGAAGGTCCCCGCCGGTCTGCTGAAGAAGATCTTCGGTGGTCTGCTCGTCGCCGCCGCCGTCTTGCTCATCTCCGGGCTCGAGGTCTCCGGCACGGGCATCGGGGGCGCCTGGCGGATCCCTTCCGCGCTCCTCCTCGGCCTCATGTCCGGCACCCTGACGGGCCTGCTAGGCATCGGGGGCGGCGCTTTCGTCGTGCCGCTGCTCGTGTTCGCGTTCGGCCTGCCGCAGCACATCGCGCAAGGCACCAGCCTGGCGGTCATGATCCCGGCGGGCATCGCCGGTACCCTGGTGCATGCCCGGGCCGGGCGCCTGGACCCGAAGCTCGCGGTGGGCCTCATCATCGGGGTCGCCATCGGCGCGTTCGGCGGCGGCAAGCTCGCGCTCCTCACGCCCGAGCGGCCGCTTCAGATCATCTTCGGGCTTATCCTGTTATGGACGGGAGCGCGGTACCTGCTTCCGAGGCGCAAGCCGACGCCATGAAGCGCCCGCCCCGGCCGACGTGGTCAGGGCGTCCCGGCACCGCCGGAGGGAGCGACTCGACCCTGATGGATAGAGACGATGGATCGGCGCCGAGGCACCCCTTCAGGCCCCAGCCTGACCGTTCTGCCGGTCTCCGTCGCCGTCGGGCGGGGGAGGCTGAGCGTCTGGGACGCCGTGGCCTTCTGCGTCCTGCTGGCCGTCCTCGCGCTGGTGGCGCTCGGCGGTAGAGGAGCGTTCGCGGAGCTTGGCGCGGCCGAGGCCGGCGCGCGCTCCCTCGATCCCCGCTCGCTGCCGTGGTACGCGGCGCGTACGAGCCTGCGCATGGTCATCGCCCTCGGCGCGTCGTTCCTGTTCACCCTTGGCTACGCGACCCTAGCCGCCAAGAACCGCCGGGCGGGCGCCTTCCTCATCCCGCTTCTCGACGTCCTGCAGTCCGTGCCCGTTCTAGGCTTCGTGTCCGTCGCCACCCTGTTCTTCTTGAACCTCACGCCCGGTCGCGTGTTCGGCGCCGAGCTCGTGGCGCTGTTCGCCATCTTCACGAGCCAGGCCTGGAACATGACCTTCAGCCTCTACGCGTCGCTGCTGAGCGTCCCTAAGGAGTTGGAGGAGGTCGGGCGCTCGTTCATGCTCGGCGCCTCGGCCCGGTTCTGGCGCATCGAGCTGCCTTACGCGCTGCCGCCGCTCGTGTGGAACGCCATGGTGTCGATGTCCGGCGCCTGGTTCTTCGTCGTCGCCGCGGAGTCGATCGCGGTCGGCAACACGACGATCGACCTACCCGGCGTCGGCACCTACATCGCCTCGGCGCTCGCGGCCCGCGACCTCGCCGCCGTCGGCTGGGCGATCCTGACCATGGCATGCGTGATCCTCGCGTACGACGTGCTCCTCTTCCGCCCCCTCGTGGCGTGGTCCGCGCGCTTCCGGTACGACACCGGCTACGGCGGGGGCGAGGAGGAGGCCTCCGTCGTCTACCGGGCGCTGACGCGCTCGCGCCTGGTGCGCGGCGTGGTCGCGCGCCTGGCGGCGTCGACGCCGCGCCGGAGACCGACGGCGCCACCGCGCCCGGCGCTTCCGAGCGACCCGGCGAGGGAGCGCCGCCTGGACGCGGTCTTCGGCTGCGTGGCCGGCGGCGCCGCGCTCACGTGCCTGGTGTTGGCGTGGCGCTACCTCGGCGACGCCGTGTCCGCCGCCGAGGCGTGGCGCGTGGTGGTGCTCGGCTCCTACACGGCGCTGCGCGTGTTCGTGCTGGTGGGCGTCGCGAGCCTGGTATGGGTGCCGATCGCCGTCCACGTCGGCCTGCGCCCGCGCCTGCGCGCGCTCGTGCAGCCCGCCGCGCAGGTCCTCGCGGCGTTCCCCGCCAACCTCCTGTTCCCGCTCGCCGTCTGGGCCATCGTCAGGTACGGGCTGGACCCCAACGTCTGGCTCAGCCCGCTGATGATCTTGGGGACGCAGTGGTACATCCTCTTCAACGTCGCGGCCGGCGCAGCCGGCATACCGAGCGAGCTACGCGACGTCTCCGCCGGCTTCCACGTGCGGGGCTGGCTCTGGTGGCGCAAGGTCGCCCTGCCGGCGGTCGCCTCGACCTTCCTGACCGGCGTCGTCACGGCCTCCGGCGGCGCCTGGAACGCCAGCATCGTGGCCGAGCTCGTCCACTGGGGCGACGAGACCATCGAGGCGGCCGGACTCGGGGCCTACATCGTGAAGGCCACGACGGACGGCGACGGCGCGCGCATCGTGCTCGGCATCGCCGTGATGAGCCTCTACGTCGTACTCATCAACCGCGCGGTCTGGGAGCCGCTGCGACGGCATGTCGCCAGGCGCTTCCGCCTAGAGTGAGGGCATGGAGATGGCCGACATGGAGATCGTACGGCTCGCGGGGGTCGGCAAGACCTTCGCTCGCCCGGGCGCGCAGCCGCTCGTGGTCCTGGAGGGCGTCTCGCTCACGTTGCGCCGGGGAGAGATCGTCGGCATAGTCGGCCGGTCCGGCTCCGGCAAGAGCACGCTCCTCAGGGTCATAGCGGGCCTGACGCAGGCCACCGCGGGCTC encodes:
- the purN gene encoding phosphoribosylglycinamide formyltransferase, which gives rise to MSAVMEASSNDPGAASPGPLPRSLAVPERAAAASGAPTRFPLGRPARLAVFASGRGTNLQSLLHAFPAGHELASVVLVVSNRPDALALERARAAGVEAVHAPWPNRAAFEAAANGLLADRGVDLVCLAGFMRLLSAGFTERWAGRLVNVHPSLLPAFPGLDAHGQAIAAGVKESGCTVHLVDAGVDSGPVILQRKVPVLPGDDADTLAERVLAAEHEAYPAALRLLLTGAWRHDDRGENG
- a CDS encoding ATP-binding cassette domain-containing protein; its protein translation is MLLAALHSVDKAYGEQVVLDAATLELRDGDRTALIGRNGAGKSTLLRLLMAAEAPDAGGVYRAEGTVIAMLEQDPRFEPGETVVGISERAFAELDELERRLEALETAGLDDPERYHRWEVVHATFERRGGYARRARRDAVLSALGFKERHHELVASLSGGERTRLGLARLLMAQPDVLLLDEPTNHLDIEMRAWLEGHLARYPGAALIVSHDRAFLDGACDRTAEVSRGELRVGAGNPTAFRAARAEAERIQAQTRANQERELARLDAAAEQMKRWAGQSEKLHRRAKAMERRADRYEVGMIDEVRGKERTTRFTFDCEASASIVMTAEHLSKSFGGRKLLDDLTLEVRQGERIALVGPNGAGKTTLLRLLLGEHASDHPLGVVRTGVRVRVGYYDQGLKGVDGDATLFEELLKRMGDADAHNALGRFLFPYEAQFKRVNDLSGGERARLALLDLTLARRNLLVLDEPTNHLDVEMIEALEAALDAYEGTLILVSHDRRFLSKLATRVWEVRDGRFTDYAGDWHYYVRKRGEAHPGAIVASSEGARGGTRGAGSGAVADDRGEDGAAAGYRRGAGGWQARSPTPSRWQLERRLAALEGEIAEVEELLADVTRLLGSPMTLTASDLAALGVGDWRTAGPPPSTAELLAALGAEHAILEARLLQHMAEWEDTTDMLSAAAATGGKSG
- a CDS encoding MBL fold metallo-hydrolase produces the protein MTLPQGLDAATGRKAVDNVPDDAVPPDYPRVRDLGGGVLQIDTGHLGNPGTIAVFALPLPSGGFALVESGPGSTRAAVSAGLHEAGLGPSDLRYVLLTHIHLDHAAAAGALLEGADAKLVVHEAGAPHMIDPSRLMASALRVYGDALTKLWGVMLPVPSERVLAVAGGERLDIGGLSVRVIATPGHASHHVSYLLDDGTLFTGDSAGVRLGGTDLLRPALPPPDLDLEAWRGSVERMVAAAPERLVLTHFGQVDGRHAAAAHLRSVVERNREWSEAVLTGMNAGEDDAALVARVQRLEDAELAAAGVLPGIRLRYKITSDAAMTVSGLKRYFTKLHPERLTLA
- a CDS encoding fumarylacetoacetate hydrolase family protein, with product MQRVRYRSFDGVHWGELEGGMIHQLTHMLGSPSGHRVPLSDVSLLPPCEPNVIVCVGRNYADHIRELGNDKAGLPTEPGLFLKGLNTLSGAGDDVPYPAWTDDLQYEGELAVVIARELRNVVVEEALDHVLGYTCALDVTARDKQRADLQWVRAKSADGFCPVGPWLETDLDPADLRITTRVNGEVRQDGRTSDMIFPVAQVLAYISRFMTLRPGDVVLTGTPEGVGKLKVGDSVEVSVEGVGTLTNQVAAEVLPPPSA
- the purD gene encoding phosphoribosylamine--glycine ligase, with amino-acid sequence MRVVVVGSGGREHALDWVLRAGGADVALVGADPDVEALAERIAAREPNLVVIGPEAPLVAGLADVLRSRGLDVFGPSREAAALEGSKVVAKAFMSRWGVPTAWYSTFDNANDALAYLRTATAPIVVKDSGLAAGKGVTVAGTLEEAEAAVRAVFSGGAGAADTRSGARREVVVEECLSGRELTLMLLTDGATYRLLPTARDHKRLRDGEAGEMTGGMGVVAPVALADPALLATIEETVVKPVVAGLAAEGLFYRGVLYIGLMLTPDGPKVLEFNVRFGDPEAQAVLPLLASNAPELFRAVARGELATMSIAWRAAHAACVVMAAPGYPAAPVAGVPVSVPQDLGEGVMVFAGGLAPAGGPGEYVTSGGRALNVVGLGATAAEARASAYAAVERISFPGAQYRTDIGA